The following are from one region of the Novosphingobium humi genome:
- a CDS encoding SDR family NAD(P)-dependent oxidoreductase produces the protein MAQDFNNKVVVITGGTSGIGLATAKAFADAGASVFITGRRQEALDAALKAIGGKVTGVRGDMADLNDIDRLYDAVQQQHGQIDALFANAGGGEFAPLGAISEEHYASTFDTNVKGVLFTVQKALPLLRDGASVVLTASTVSISGNPAFSVYSASKAAVRSFARNWILDLKDRRIRVNAISPGVTDTPGVTHLFGENAEGTKDYLASLVPAGRVAQPEEIAKAVLFLASDDASYINGIELFVDGGQVQI, from the coding sequence ATGGCACAGGATTTCAACAACAAGGTGGTGGTGATCACCGGCGGCACCTCGGGCATCGGTCTGGCCACGGCCAAGGCGTTTGCCGATGCGGGCGCTTCGGTCTTCATCACCGGCCGCCGTCAGGAAGCGCTGGACGCGGCGCTCAAGGCCATCGGCGGCAAGGTGACGGGCGTGCGCGGCGACATGGCCGACCTGAACGATATCGACCGCCTGTATGACGCCGTTCAGCAGCAGCATGGCCAGATCGACGCCCTGTTCGCCAATGCTGGCGGCGGCGAATTTGCCCCGCTGGGCGCGATCAGCGAGGAGCATTACGCCAGCACTTTCGACACCAACGTCAAGGGTGTGCTCTTCACCGTGCAAAAGGCGCTGCCGCTGCTGCGCGATGGGGCCTCGGTGGTGCTGACCGCCTCGACCGTCAGCATTTCGGGCAATCCGGCCTTCAGTGTCTATTCGGCCAGCAAGGCGGCGGTGCGCAGTTTTGCCCGCAACTGGATCCTGGATCTGAAAGACCGCCGCATCCGCGTCAACGCCATCAGCCCCGGCGTGACCGACACGCCCGGCGTCACCCATCTGTTTGGCGAAAATGCCGAGGGAACCAAGGACTATCTGGCCAGTTTGGTTCCGGCCGGGCGCGTTGCCCAACCTGAGGAGATCGCCAAAGCCGTCTTGTTCCTTGCCTCGGATGATGCCAGCTATATCAATGGCATCGAACTCTTCGTCGATGGCGGACAGGTCCAGATCTGA